The genome window gtcccctttcccttacttttattagcttcctctatctaaaacaaatatatattctccattattctaagcagtacatccttaactatttttaacattatatgcccaaactgtaagcctttgtttctatcttagataaacaatttatcccaatttttcaatttcaagtatttctatatatcataaaccatatagatcatacattcgtttatatcaaacaatttgacttattctctatatatattactcattctatctttttataatagttctatatatctctcctcacgtagtcaatcaatttgacccatctatatcttcagacattcagtttggtacaaaacttgtcagaaaaaaaagaaaatattgttagttaatcgctccttatatttagtccttataattaattattttctctatgttctgtttgttaacctatatatatctatatatgtgtcaatctattaatctgactgcttattaattcacatttatctcttctccccccggtaaagtctcccccctctacttcaatacttcagtagttctcaaactgccccagttttcctcccacctcccatttcttctccaggtattgtttcagcttctcccagtctgtgttgaactgccctgagtccagatctctcaattttcttgtcatcttgtccatttcagccatatacagcaatttgtaagtccaatcttcaatagttggcacttcttgtactttccatttttgcgcatacaaaagtctagctgctgctgtcatataaaatatcaacgtcctgtgttgggctggaattccctccattcccaagttcagtagcaggagttctgggttcttattaatttgaaattgtaaaatttcactcatttctcttattatttccccccagtactgcctggctacctcacacgaccaccacatatgatagagggagccctcatgcttcttacatttccagcatttattagaaatattcaaattccctagcgctatttTAACCCTTCATAATCTCAAAATAGCATTTTCATTTGTTCAGTTCCAGAACCAGCCAACAGCTTTGCTTGATGACCGTTACTCTCCAGAACGGTTCGCTTCACACTTATGTGTCTATGAAGCGCCAGTTGTGGAGGACCTGCCCTGTTGTATTCTCTTCTGCCCTCTTTACCCAGAGCCTAGAACCAAATTTCTTGCAGCGCTCCTGAATGGCTTAAACTCTTCCTTGGGAGCAAAAAACCTGATTTCTCTCAGACACTGACTCGTTCATTTCATACAAAGCATTGTTTGCCTTGGCAGTCAAGAAAATACAGGAGAAACTGTATCTGAAGGGTTAAACATTTTAACTTGATAAGCACTATTAATGCGTCATTCAATacattaatttattttctcttctctACATTTCCAAACATCTAGGTGAACAATGCAGTTCTATTTAAATTCCATCTGTGTTCTGCTTCTTTCTGTTACTTGCAAGCATCCAACACAGACCACCATGATTTCTGCCACAACTGTCAACGCCACCACCACAGCTCCTTCTGCTGCCCGCCTGAGCACCATCACTACTGCCAAGGCCACCACTGCAGCTCCTTCCACTGCTGGACCCACCACCATCCCTGATGTCAATGCAACTACTGCAGCTCCTTCCACTGCTGGACCCACCACCATCACTGCCACCAATGCAACTACTGCAGCTCCTTCCACTGCTGGACCCACCACCATCACTGCCACCAATGCAACTACTGCAGCTCCTTCCACTGCTGGACCCACCACCATCACTGCCACCAATGCAACTACTGCAGCTCCTTCCACTGCTGGACCCACCACCATCACTGCTGCCAAGGCCACCACTGCAGCTCCTTCCACTGCTGGACCCACCACCATCACTGCTGCCAATGCCACCACTGCAGCTCCTTCCACTGCTGGACTCACCACCATCCCTGATGTCAATGCTACCAATGCAGCTCCTTCCACTGCTGGACCCACCACCATCACTGCCACCAATGCAACTACTGCAGCTCCTTCCACTGCTGGACCCACTACCATCACTGCCACCAATACCACCACTGCAGCTCCTTCCACTGCTAGACCCACCACCATCACTGCCGCCAATGCTACCACTGCAGCTCCTTCCACTACTGGACTCACCACCATCCCTGATGTCAATGCTACCAATGCAGCTCCTTCCACTGCTGGACCCACCACCATCACTGCCACCAATGCAACTAATGCAGCTCCTTCCACTGCTGGACCCACTACCATCACTGCCACCAATACCACCACTGCAGCTCCTTCCACTGCTAGACCCACCACCATCACTGCCGCCAATGCTACCACTGCAGCTCCTTCCACTACTGGACTCACCACCATCCCTGATGTCAATGCTACCACTGCAGCTCCTTCCACTGCTGGCCTAGCCACCACCAATACCACTGCTATTGTTGGCCCAGCCAATGCCAATGCCGCCACCACGGCCTCATCCACTGCTGGCACAAATGTCACCACTGCAGTTCCTTCCACTGCTAACATGACTATCACTGCTGCTGCCAATGCCATCACCGACACCACTGCCAGCCTACCCAATGCCACCATCATGGCTCCTTCTACAACCAGCATAGCCACCACCAAAGCTGCCAATGCTACTACCGAGACATCTTCCACAGCCATTCCAGCTACCACCAACACTACCACGGCTGCCAGCCCAGGCAATGCCACCGCCATGGCTCCTTCGCCCGCTAGCCTGAGCACCACGACTACCACCAATGATACCACTGCAGCTCCTTCCACTCTTGTCCCAACCACCATCACTACCAGCCCAGCTTCTGCCAACACCACTACCATGGCCTTTTCCACTGCTGGCCCAGCCACCAGCCACATCACCTCTGAGGCTCACTCCACTGCTGAACCGACTACCAATGCTACTGCCAATGCAGCCACCAATGCTGCTCCCTCCACGACCAGCCTGACCACCGTTACTGCCAATACCACTCCCACGGCTGCTGCTAGCCCGGCcaacaccaccaccatcacctcaGCTCGCTCTACTGCTAGCCAAAGCTTCACCGAGGCTTCTCCTTCCTCTGGCTCAAACATCACTATCCAATCTCCTCCTAATGTACCAAGCAATATCACCATCACAAGTCAGTCTACTCTTTCTACAACCATCAAAAACAGAGCAAATGTGTTCCCAATTACTTCATTTTTTGGACTTGCAGTACTTGCAATTTCTGTATTTGGCTAGTAAGACAACgatctgcctagatcattttaatcttttaatatttgtacatatgtcTACACACTAGAGTGTTTTATTTGtatggattgtaatggcctttggccacaaacaataaaattaccttaccttaccttaccttaccttacctagTAAGACGACAATTCATACATGGCCATTTTATGGGGAACACAAATCTGGAAATTTAACGCATTGTAACACTCAAATAATATTAATGTTCTACAACGTATTTAGTGGGAAGAATCAATTTGAAGTGGGGGAGGCAGTGACAGCAAGCCCAGCACCTCTCTGGATACATTAAAGGTCCCCTGGTAGGACTAAAAGGGATCCAAAACAAAGCATAGCAGAGGAGAATGGAGATAGGATACCCCTCTGATTTACCAACCAAAGCTTTTAAATTCTTTTCAACTGGGATTTTCAGACCAATAGGTTTGGCGGGGGGAGATGAAAGAATCACAGCTGTGTGTAAAAAACCAGACACAACTTGGGGACAGGAAACCTTTCGTTCTTTCTTGGCCAAGGACtctaacatacctcacaaggCTGCTTTCCAAGTTACCATTTCGTGCAGAGAAGAAGCAAAAGTGAACCAGCTGTAGCCTTTCCCCAAGGAGCCAATTTCGTAACTAGGACCCACGCTCTGATCACATTTAGAccggattactgcaatgtgctgcaCATTGGGCTGCCTTTCAAAACAGTCCAAAAGCTTCCGTTAGTACGCAATGCTGCAGTGAACCTGCTGACAGATAGCAACTACTAGGATCACACCTTgcctagttttaaaagagcttcaATTCAAAGTACTTGTACCTTTAAATTCCTAAGCTGCTTGACCACAGGATACTTGGAAGATTGCCAGCTCCCGTGTAAATCTGCCCAAATAATAAGATCTTCATCCAAGACCTCACTCCAGAGGCTCAGTGGATGGCTAGCCAGAACAGGGCCTCTTCTGTGGTGGCCTCTGAAATGTGCTCCTCATTACCGCGTTCATGAAGTCTAATCCTCTTAGGGAATAAATAGCAGTAGAATAAATACCAGTTCAATACTACATCACATCACTGGCCCCCAACATGAGCCACCTTCATTTCTTAGAGCCCAATGCTCTATATTCTTCAAGAAGATCAAAGCTAGCAAATGGGTAAAAAATGCACATGGGTGCCAATAGAGAAGATTTCATTTAACGGCATGAGTTCCAGGGAAGCATCTACCACGGCCAGCTTTTAACTGAAGTCCATCCAACAGAAGGCATCATAACAACGTAGTTTCCACATGGGGGAGGAGGCCGCATCATTTGTGGACAAGGGACCAGccactgagcccgctcgcggggaaggcggaatacaaatacaataaataaaataaaaatacagagcTCTGGCAGCTCAACAACTAAGGAAATTCAAAACAGCAGCGTCCACCACAGCACACATGGAACATAACCAAACAAAGTTTGTGAACACCACAAGTCAAAGTAACACAAAGTCCTCAAGATAGTAACCAACGCTTTCCTGTCTGGAAAATTATATACTCGCCAAAAGAGCAGAAAGGCAAAAATAGCACTTAATTGTTACATGGCAAATAACCATCTTACACCTCAGAGCTTAACACACATTTCCTTGGGAGGCCTGTTGTGAGACAGCGGAGGAACTGGCTTCCAagcgaggggggtggggggtgagggcaGCTCCAGGGATCTCTGCAGGGCCTTGAGTCACTCCGAAAGGCACAGCCCACTGGTCAGGCAGCCAAGGGCCGATTCACACCTTGCTCTTTTTCAAGTGTACACCTAAGAGATCTTAAATGTACACTAGAaaacgctttttaaaaaaagacccccGGAACGTTAACGTTTCCTCCAAAGGGCTGAGAGATCTGGATATGCCCCCTTGTGGCCATATCATGCAGCATCATTGTGGTGTTAGAGACGCATCTCATAACTACGGGTCTCGTTGCCACAAGTGCTTCATGACTCGTTTTCAGCATTTGTGTCAGATTAgaggaaagcagcagcaggaTCAACAAGAGGCCTAGAACTGAATCCTTTAGGGTGGAATGAGGTTCTGGTCCCCACACCCCACGCAGAAGCCACTGAGACTTTTTAATTAGAGAATGTAAGGGCTGCTAGAAGGACTCAAAGTGCtatacaaaagaagaaaaacattcaaaaatgaaaaaagagattGATTGCACAAAACACAGATGAAAACTAAATAAGCAGGCAAGCAAAACCAGGAAGGTCTTAAGCTGGCGCAGAAAGAGAGTAACGGAGGACCCTCTTGGGAATTAAGATACCAAAGGGACTCTTCTTGAACCACCATCTGCCtaaacctttaaagccctatacagctggggaccagcatacctcagggaccatcttttcccatatgaacctaccccgtccactctggtcatcttcagaccagagtgctttgggtgcccctgccatctgaggacAGGTGGGTGCCAAACTGAGGAAGGCCCTTCTTGGCTGTGGCACTAAAACTCTGatgaaactccctccccagggagacgGATTTATCTCCCTCCACTCCTGTCTTCTGCCAACAGAtgaagatttttgttttgttttgttggataTACCCCCAATAACTTCCACTGGCCCTTTCTCTCTGttcatgttgtgtgtgtgttctcttgtacATATATTTACTGGCCTCCTTCCTTGTTGTATGTGGGACTGGTTATATGTTTGTATCTTtgtactgatccagaggagttagcagtgttaatctgtagttgcaaaatagtaaagagtccagtagcacctttgagactaaccaactttatggtggCACAAGCTTTCgggagccacaactctcttcgtcagatgcatcatgcatatgacgaagaaagctgtggctctcgaaagcttattctacaataaagttggttagtcttaatatatgtttttattgtatttatatatacatttcaaatgttattttaatgttttaactgttttactaTCTGTTGTTCAccgccttggggaccctgtttaggtggaaagacagcatataaatgtttccAGTAAGTAATCCACAAAGGATGCTCTCTTCCCCATACAGCAGCACACAAATCCTCTCCTCTGCAAAAGTAAAGTTCTCCTGCACCATCGGTCAGAGTGCCAGTAGGGCAACCAGTGTTGTTATGATGTGCACCGAATATTAGGATGGTTTTATTTGGGAAGCAATCTAACTGAAAAGAAAGGTATGGATGTTAagttcctccttccttctccgGCAGTTCTGTATCAGGAGGTCAGGAGGTGCATAAGGAAATAAAGTCTGTGATATGTTGAATTTTGTCCCATGTGTTTTTTCTCTTAGAGGATGCGTCAATAGGCATTTAAAATGAGCGTGCTACTTCAGTCAGTTATTGCAGCGACGATGTTACTGGCACAAGCTTAGAAACCAACAACATCAGGAAAAATGCATTGGTTATGTATAAGGTCTGGCATATAAAGCTCATGGATAAGATCACAATTTACAAGTATATACAGTGAAAGAAAAGTTGGATTCGAGGTAAGTTTATagtcacatctgacgaagagagctgtggttctgaaaagcttatgctacaataaagttcgttagccttaaaggtgctactggactatttactattttatatttataatcaCATAGTCATCCATCATTCAGTTTTGGAAACAGCATAATCCGTTagatttaaatcagtccaaggcacatcctctgatacccacttctgcctttaaatgcctcagcaagatggcatggtcttcCATATCAAAAGCTACAGATAGATTGCCCAGTCTCTAGCCTGCcccaaagtgattgagagagcagtagctgaccaactccaggtcttcttggataactctagtgctttggacctttttcagtctggattcaggccaggctatgaggCAGAGACGACTCTAGTAGCTTTAGTAGACAATACCCTTCTAAATATAGGCAAAGGCCTCGCTTCATTATTACTcctcttggatctatctgcagcttttgataTGGTAGACAAACGTAAAATGGACAAAGTTCAAATGGGGTCAGAAAATTATGGGCATAATGATGCCAGGTTTGGCATTTCTCTACTCATACCTGTTATCTGCATAAGAAAGGATTACCTAAGGTCTAGTAACTAATGGTAATAAGATCTCATGTTGCATCATGTATTCCCTGCAATGTTTTCAAAAACGATAGCAGCAAACCCTTGGCACAGTCATGTGCATTGCTACGTGACTCAATTCATACAAGGTGCCTGACTAATTTAACAGGGGCAGCTTTTTCCTGTGATTCTTTATAGACATTTCTAACCAGGTCTGTCTAAAGTACAAGGAGTAGGGATGCAAGCTGTTTGTTTAATTGGTCAGATGAAATTAACTATGTAACATTTAGATCCACTAAAGGTGAGCCCAATTCATTGGACCCCGGACTTTTAAACATCTTGTTAATACTCATAAAAACTGCAAAGGGCAGGTGTCATTTTAAAAGACAGGCTGTTTACAGTAGGGTTGGTCTGGAAGTAAAAGCCAAAAAGCCAAGAACACAAATCCATATAATAACCTTTGTTTCCTGTGTGGGAGAGAAGAAGCAGGGATGACCATTTGTCTAAGATGGTGCCTGCTGCAAGGCGTGAAGCTAACGCAGTGTAAGGTCAAGAATGTCAGCATGATGTGACTAGAGAGCCCTGAGCTCAAGTCTCCCCTccgccatgaagctcactgggtgaatcTGGGCCACTCACTCTAACctactcacagggctgttatgagaaTAGCGCTTTCTGCTTGTATTTCCATGCACTGACTGGCTTCCAGCATCTCCTCCCTGTGTGACCGAGGCCTCCAGCTGGCTAAGCCATGTCTCACGGGATCAAACTAAATGAGACGCAGGGAGATACATGAGTGAAtctctggttttttttaaacccacattctcggggggaggggggtatggAGGAGGATTCCATCCACGGCAGTATTCCCAGGACCCCCAACGTCTCAAGGTGTTAGACCTTCAGGCCCCCGTGGCTATTTATCAATAGAACAAGCTCAGAAGACTCATCCTCATTCACTTTGGCTCTTGGTTAGAACTCAAGTCTCGATGTTTTCCTTTCTTGAAATATGAAAGTTTTCTCCAATGCTTTCAGAAATAGTTCTACTCAGAGACTTGCATTTGATCAACAACGTAATCTGCCAGCATTCCTTGAGTTAAGTTGCTTTAGGGGAAGGAAACATAAGGATTTCTGACTATAGCCCACAATTCAGGCTAGTTGGACTATGAGTTACACTGAATAGGAGACAAGAGAAACCTTAGTAACAAATGCGCTTGAAAAAAAATCAACGTTTTTCCTTTTTAAGATAAAACCACAAAGCTCAAAATCAACTTAGGCTTCAATATGTACTGCCCCACCCATGGTACAGGTAGAATTAGTGCATGACTGTGCCCTTTTGAAAAAGCAGGCCATTCCAGGAAGAGAAACACCTTGAATAGAATGTGTAACCATTCCTAGGAAACAAAGATGCACACACTGTGGTTgccactgggatttttttttaagttaaagcTGCTTGCTAACCATCGCTTGGATTTTCTATACCCTACCTCTGTAGGGGTTGGAAcctcttgcgggggggggggccatGAATGGGAGGGGGACAATTTGGGAAAAAGCCACTGCTACACGCTGGGGAACACAGCAAGCACGAGGAGGAGTTGCTGGTTTCCCGAGCTCCAGGACAAGGACCAAGACCTGTCAAGAAGAAGATCCTGTTGCAGGAACAAA of Eublepharis macularius isolate TG4126 chromosome 17, MPM_Emac_v1.0, whole genome shotgun sequence contains these proteins:
- the LOC129344463 gene encoding mucin-2-like translates to MQFYLNSICVLLLSVTCKHPTQTTMISATTVNATTTAPSAARLSTITTAKATTAAPSTAGPTTIPDVNATTAAPSTAGPTTITATNATTAAPSTAGPTTITATNATTAAPSTAGPTTITATNATTAAPSTAGPTTITAAKATTAAPSTAGPTTITAANATTAAPSTAGLTTIPDVNATNAAPSTAGPTTITATNATTAAPSTAGPTTITATNTTTAAPSTARPTTITAANATTAAPSTTGLTTIPDVNATNAAPSTAGPTTITATNATNAAPSTAGPTTITATNTTTAAPSTARPTTITAANATTAAPSTTGLTTIPDVNATTAAPSTAGLATTNTTAIVGPANANAATTASSTAGTNVTTAVPSTANMTITAAANAITDTTASLPNATIMAPSTTSIATTKAANATTETSSTAIPATTNTTTAASPGNATAMAPSPASLSTTTTTNDTTAAPSTLVPTTITTSPASANTTTMAFSTAGPATSHITSEAHSTAEPTTNATANAATNAAPSTTSLTTVTANTTPTAAASPANTTTITSARSTASQSFTEASPSSGSNITIQSPPNVPSNITITSQSTLSTTIKNRANVFPITSFFGLAVLAISVFG